In Leucoraja erinacea ecotype New England chromosome 15, Leri_hhj_1, whole genome shotgun sequence, the following proteins share a genomic window:
- the LOC129704390 gene encoding golgin subfamily A member 7B-like has protein sequence MHGSCLVANAFPCVATVQLRRRRTCRCRSLPAGPGRRRCGCQSAPFPGNPAAGLERPSPVIQRRGCGRGLRADCGAEMAEAHNLQELQPSASLATKVFIQRDYTEGILCQFQSKFPPELESRVERHYFEETVKTLNNYYAEAEKIGGTSYFEGCMACVTAYVIFMCMETRYEKVLKKISKYIQDQNEKIYAPRGLLLTDPIERGLRVIEIAIYEDRCSSSGSSSSSSSCSGQ, from the exons ATGCACGGGTCTTGCTTGGTTGCAAACGCCTTCCCGTGCGTTGCAACGGTGCAGCTGCGCCGGCGCCGCACCTGCCGCTGTCGATCGCTGCCGGCGGGGCCCGGCCGGCGCAGGTGCGGCTGTCAGTCAGCGCCGTTCCCCGGGAATCCGGCTGCAGGGCTGGAGCGGCCCTCGCCTGTCATCCAGCGGAGAGGCTGCGGGAGGGGATTGCGGGCCGATTGCGGTGCGGAAATGGCTGAG gcccacaacctccaggAATTGCAGCCAAGTGCATCCCTGGCCACCAAGGTCTTCATCCAGCGGGACTACACCGAGGGAATCCTCTGCCAGTTTCAGTCGAAGTTCCCTCCGGAGCTGGAGAGTCGG GTGGAAAGGCATTACTTTGAGGAAACAGTGAAGACCTTGAACAATTACTATGCCGAAGCAGAGAAAATCGGAGGGACGTCGTACTTTGAGGGGTGCATGGCTTGTGTAACGGCCTATGTGATCTTCATGTGCATGGAGACTCGCTATGAGAAG GTTTTGAAGAAGATTTCCAAATACATCCAAGATCAAAATGAGAAGATCTACGCCCCTCGAGGACTGTTGCTCACGGACCCCATCGAACGAGGGCTGCGAGTT ATCGAGATTGCGATCTACGAGGACCggtgcagcagcagcggcagcagcagcagcagcagtagttgCAGCGGGCAGTGA